The Athene noctua chromosome 8, bAthNoc1.hap1.1, whole genome shotgun sequence region TCACAGACAATTTTGACTACCAGACACGGGATGACTTTGTGCGTGGTCTGTTGGTGAAtgaggaggtgaggagagggTTGTTATGAGGGAAGTCCTATCGCCCTACGTTAGACAATCCTCTGACGTGCTGCTGCCTGTCTCGCAGGTCCTGGGGAACCAGATCCATATGCATGTAACGACAGAAGAGTACGGTGCCCATATATGCAACCTGCTCATGTATGAAGCTGTGTGCTCTGACATCATCCGGCGCTGGGTTTATCCTTTGACTCCAGAGATGAACTTCACTGATGACAAGAATCAGAGTTACACCCATTCTAAACACAACATTTACCGAGGAGTGGATGTTAGCCTCGGCCACGGCAGCGTGCTCGAAGAGAACGTACTCATTGGGCAGGGAACGGTCATCGGCAGCAACTGCTCCATAACAAACAGCATTATTGGGCAGAACTGTAGCATAGGTGAGTGCAAGAACAGGGAATATGCAGGCCTTGCTAGGCAAGGGCACAGGCTGTTGGGATTTAGTTTTTAAAGTGCGCTTGGCTCTGAGAGAGGATGGTAGGTGGGCACTGATCGACTTCTAatgggaaaaaaggagaaaagcttgGTTTTCCAGTAGAGGAAATAGATTAAAATTTTCAAGGGTACCATAATGATTCTGAAAGGTGGAAGGCATTTCATGCAGATATGTTGTTTCAGCAGTAGACAGTGCATGACCTTTACTGATCTAGAGTTATCACTCACCAACATCCTGCAAATGAGGGACATCTGTCCCTGGTTTTGTGAGCTGCCTGGTCCTCCTTCTGCCTGGTCTTGACTGGCATTTTTTTGATTTCACTGTATTTGTGCAAAAGCAAGATGCAGTTGCTACTGTCAGTTTGTTAAGTTTCCGTAGAGAACAAACTTACCTTTTAGCTTTGGATTAGAAGTGGCTGCAGGCCTCTAAGACCTATTTTTACCTTTCATCTAACATCCATCGTGCATCAAGGGCACTGGGATTCAGTTAGATTCTTTCTAGTGAACTCAGCAGTGTGGGAGAGCAGAAAACTGCCTTGCTCAACATATTTGTGTTTGGTGATATATAACAGGTGATAAAGTAATTTTGGATGGCGCTTTTCTCTGGGACAAAGTACACATAGCAGATAACGTGGAGATCTGCCATTCTGTTATCTGCGATGAAGCTGAAGTGAAGGAGAAAGTAAAGCTAAAGCCTCACTGTGTCCTCTCTTCTCAGGTGAGCTGTATTTACGTCtgttctttctgcctttcttggcGGGTTCGTAGACTTATGCTAGACCATACCAGAAAACAGGACTGCTCCAAGACTTATTGCAGAGATGGGGGATATGTTACTGCTcccttttggttttcttccttttgtttggCTAGGGTAGTATGGTATGTGATCTAGCAGTGCTGATGTCTTCAGTTGCACTTGTTTGTATACAGCTTGTCTGGAGCAGCTGTTTTTCCTGCTGGTGGAGGTACAAGGGGTCGATTAGGGTGTTTCTTCATTAAGATATGTTGCACGTATTTGCAGGTAGTAGTAGGTCCTGGCATCACTCTTTCTGAGGGCACAGTGATCTCTCTGCATCCAccagatgaggaggaagaggatgatgaCCAGTTCAGTGATGATTCTGGTGTGAACAAGGAGGAAAGCAAAGTGAAACTGAAAGGTATGAGAGTCTCTGGCTCCATGCACTCAGGCTATACAGACAGCTTTGCCTTCCATGATCTTTTGGCACCTTTCCCTCCCCCATTCTAGACTCTGCAATGCCAGGCTGGAGCTTAATGCTGCATTCAGCTTGAAACATGTGCGTTTTCATCAGGGCGAGCAAGGATATTTGGGTTAAATTGGACAGTGAGAGGTACCTCAGTACCCCAGTATTAAAATCTTTGGAGACTCagctattttccatttttcttagaGTAGGAGACAGTGAGCTGAAGCTGGAAGAGATGTTCAGTTCAAAGCAGGTTGCAAGCTCCATGTCCTCGTACCTGGACAGTGTCCAAGGATTTTGTCCTTGTGATATACTGTTTCTACCAGTCTGGATTTGTCAAGGGATCTAAACATGGTCAGCTGAATGTTGCTGCTGTAGGGAGGAGTAAGTTGGTCACTTGTCAAAGCAAGTGAGAAGATAAAAGCTGAAATCTGCATGCATCTGCAGGAATCTCAGCTCCCTCTTGATGAAGGATATTTAGGGGCAGTAATATGCAGGTTATACCCATCTGTTTCAGGTTTGCCTATAACCAGATCCAGTACATTTACCTCctaattgctgtttctttttcaggtTACAATAAAAAGGATGTAGGCTCAGAGGGCAGAGGCTATCTCTGGAAAGCAGATGACAAGAatgaagaggatgaagaagagCAGAGACAAAGCCTGTGGGGTGAGGAAAAATTTAGTGTAGTCACCTGGGGATGGACAGGCAGACATGTGTTAGGGAAACTGGCTGAGTGGGATGCTGATAATTGTGTTCAGAGTAAGACCTGGGCTTCGTGAAGCAGTCTGGCTCCAGATAATATATGTGTGTGGAGGTGAGGTGAGAGGTGAAAGCAGGTGCTCGACCAGATTCTCTCTTTCATTGCTCTGTGGAAGGTGTTTGTTGTATCTTTGACTTACAGTGATACACAGAGTTGTCTGTGTGTGAATAGCATGCTATGGGACACCAGGCCCTCCCTTAAAGGCAGTATGCTTTGGCTGTTCTGGGTACTGCTGTGTTTCTTCTGCTAGTGACAGCATCTGCTGACATTGCTCCATCATGAGTCAGCAGTCTGCACAAAATGCATTTGCTTCTGTCCCTGTCCTTTGTTGTCTGCCTGCAGACTCTTTAAAAAGTCCTATTATCCTGGTGCCAGCTGTAGCAGTCCCTCTGCAGCAAATCTAATCATCTGGACCTTAGGTAGAAGCTTCTGTGCAAGGACAGATAGTTGCTGACTTGGTTGGGAAGTTCCTGAGACACCTGGTTCATGCATACGACAGCTGCAGCTTTTGAGTGTTGAATGCTACGTCTTTTCTTCATCAGGCCCAGCTGTGCATTCAGAGGAAGAGAGCGAGTCAGACAGTGACCTGAGCATGGGCTCTGAGGAGCCAGACAGTCGGGCAGCATCCCCTCAGCTAGATGACATCAAAGGTGAGAGATGGGCTGTTAAGAAGTATGGTGAGTCTGCAGAGAATGCAGTGAGATTTGTGCTGCGTTCTCTAGGTGTATTGGAAAATTTATGGATGCCTATAATATGTTTGTTTTCTGAGCTCACttcctgcttttctgcagagTTATTTAATATTCCCTGTATTGCTGTTGTGTTAGCCCAAGACAGCCAAGGATGTCAAAGTTTGCCAAGTTAGGCAAAGATCCTCCATCTTCTTCGCTCATGATCACTGGGCTTTCATTAAAGTGACCTCCCTGAGTTGTCTGTTTAAATGACAGTGTCACTGCCTAAACTCAGAGATTCTGTGAAGGTCCAGCAGAGTTTCCCTGTGTGAACAGCTTGCTGCTGTAATCGGGCTGGAGAATTTAATGTCGTTGTAGGAGCTGCCTTTTTTGGCAGATAcgttttgattttctgttttgttatgtTAAACTTAACTGTATTTGAGAGGAGTTCAAgccaacttggaaaaaaaaaaagcctttttcacattaaaatatcTCCCCAAGCAAAATTAAACCAATAAATTTTATGTTTGAATTCACATCTTTAGTTAGGAGAAGATGAGGTTTGTCTGAATAGGAAAGGCTAGATTGTGAAATTATAATAGAAACTCTGCTTTAAAAGATGGCAGAGAAAAATAGCTTTGTACTGGTTTGTGTGGATAGATCAATGATATCTAGTAGGTTGTCTCCTTTATTTGAATTATATTCCACTATTTATAAGTATAGTTGATGTGGGTTTATGCCGGTTTATGGAGAACAAATCTGTCAGAATGCTTCCTTTGTTAAGGGCATAGTTTCTTCATTAATGAACAGTTTGAAGAATCTGTGCTTTTCCTTCTCATGTCTACCTGTCCTTTCTTTCATTAgttttccagaatgaggttctgGGTACGTTACAGAGGggtgaagaagaaaacatttcctgcGACAACCTGGTCCTGGAAATCAACTCCCTCAAGTGAGTATTCCCTTAGGGATGCTGTCCCTTACACTGAACAGTTGAGTTTGAAAGCAGATCTAGAAAGAAGAGGAGAAGCCACATAAAAACCCACATTTGATtgttaaacattaattttatcaGTATAGAGCATGAGAAATTCAGATTAGAAATCATGACTGAATGACGACAGGAGTTGGAGAGCATCAGCTGCATCTATAGCATCCTCAGTGGTTAGGCTTTTCCTACCCTAGCTCTGTAACAACAGATTGAAGTGCTATTAAGTAGCTGTGGACTGAAGAGAGCAAGCCACTTCTTGGCCCAGACTGCCTGTAAGTTCAtgcaggggctgctgctctgtgcaTTGCAACATTCAACTTGGCACAGGCTGCCTCCAGGTTCATGCAGGGGCTGCCGCTCTGTGCATTGCGACATTGTCAActgcctgcagctggggctgtgctgtggtgtGGCTTGTCCACTCTGTTTTTACAGCAGCAAGTCTAGAACAAATAATCAGAGTGCCTTTTACCtagtatttctgaaatacaaaccTGTTTCCCTTCTTTTGCACAACAGCATTCGTACAGCACTCTAGTAAGTGTGAGGGTGCCTTCCCTGCAGCAGCTTGTTCCAGCATGATAGCAGATTTTCAGGACTTCTGGCCTTATGCAGGGCCTGATGCAATGCACGGTGGTTTTATTGCCTGAATATTTGAAAAAGTGAATACAAAACAAGTCTGGAAGatgaaaatcaatttttctgCTCTATCTCTCTGAAGAGCCACAGCCTGCATAGATCATATATTgtgaaatgttggggttttttgcctttttcctcgCAGGTATGCATATAACATTGGCCTGAAGGAGATGATGCAGGTGCTAAGTAAAGTGATCCTGGAGTTCCCACTGCAGCAGCTGGATGCAAACCTGGACTCCCAGAACTATTTCTCAGCATTACTTCCTGTGAGTCCTGCTCCATCTGACTCTTCTTTGGGCTTGTCTCCTAGTGTGTAGGAGTCTGTCTGGATGCTCCAGGTAGTTCCAAGCTGAGAAGTCTTTGGTTAAGCCTGAAGCCACTTGAACTCCTTGAGTTCATGAGCCTCATTGTCCTCTATAGAAGTAAAAGTGAACTGAAACTGTTGCACCTGCCTGACAGAACTCAGCTGAGACTGTAGGTGTGGGGAGCTCTGCTTCAGTATCTATGGTTGTTTCTGTTTCCTGTGTGTGATAGTAGAAGTGTGTCACTTGCAGAAGAGAAAAGAGGGGGACTGTTAGAGATGTCTTTACAGGCTTGTATTCCAGGAACCTGGTTCCAATCCATCATAAGCCCTGTCCCTGGGGCAGCAGGGAACACTCCTCTCCCAGTGGGATCCTTTCCAAGGTCTTACTTATCTGCATACTGTAATTGGTaccaattttttttccagctaaatgCAGAGGCACGATATTGTTGTCTTTGAGCAAAGATATAGAGTTCTGTTGTGTCTCTACAGAGACAGGTTTTATAATTGGATGAGAACAATTTTCTATTTCCTGACCTAAGGGAGACAAAATAGGGTAGGATCCGCTTTAAAAAGCGGGCAGTCTTAACAGCTTGATGATCCTAGCTGAAGCCATTGTAGTATTTTTGTCTCTTTGCTATAGCCCATTTATGTATTTGAGCTTTCAAACACTACAGGTTACAAAGGAGCTCTTTCAGAATGAATGGGTTTGACACATGTTTAGGAAGgactagtttaattttttttaggagGTGAGGCTAAAGAGGAACACTAGACATCCTCATAATCCTTTCTCTGAGGAAGTATGTGTTTTCAATCGATGGAGAAGAGTGGAAAACTAATACTTCTTTATGCAGGTATAAGCATGGCACTTAATTAATCGCTTGGATGTGTGGGGATGCCTTCTGTAGGAAACATCCATGTGAACTGATCTGTTCATCAGATGGCTTAGTGAGATTTTTGCAGTTCACTCTGTTtaaattctgcttgcttctgctcaTTTTTCCAGACTGTTTTCTTAAATAGCATGTCCTGACCTGGAAAAAGGGAATTGAAGGAGGACTGAAGAGAATGTTAGAGTAGGTGTTAGACTAAGTGGAAAGAGTACATCTAGACAACACATTGTGTGGAGTTGGTAGCTATGTAggatggttttgattttttttttttgttccccccccccagctaggATATGTCATCTCTTTCTGTCTCCTAGATTGTTTTACTAATCTAGCATGAGTAGAACAGGAGAACTTCACTGCAGCACCCAGTCAGAAGAGATTCTAGTTTGGGTTGAAggatcccaagcacaaatacaggctgggtgatgcgtggattgagagcagccctgtggagaagaacttgggggtgttgattgacgagaagctcagcatgacctggcaatgtgtgctcacaggccagaaagccaactgtattgTGAGGTGCATcagaagtgtagccagcaggtcaagggagaggattctccccctctactctgctctcgtgagatgcccccccctgcagtgctgtgtccagctctggaggcaccaacatcagaaggacacagacctgctcaagcacaTCCAAAGGAGGACACAAAGAtgactgggggggctggagcacctcctctgtgaggacaggctgagagagttggggttgttcagcctggggaaga contains the following coding sequences:
- the EIF2B5 gene encoding translation initiation factor eIF2B subunit epsilon; protein product: MAARGTARRGPGAGPARGPEPQEEPPPPLQAVLVADSFNRRFFPISKDRPRALLPMANVAMIDYTLEFLTATGVEETFVFCCWKSAEIKEHLQKSKWCRHTSPNTVRFVTSDLYRSLGDVLRDVDAKSLVRSDFILVTGDVVSNFNISKALEEHKLRRKMEKNVSVMTMIFKESSPGHHARCKEDDIVIAMDSATNRVLHYQRTQGLKRFRFPMSLFQSSIENVEVRHDLLDCHISICSPQVAELFTDNFDYQTRDDFVRGLLVNEEVLGNQIHMHVTTEEYGAHICNLLMYEAVCSDIIRRWVYPLTPEMNFTDDKNQSYTHSKHNIYRGVDVSLGHGSVLEENVLIGQGTVIGSNCSITNSIIGQNCSIGDKVILDGAFLWDKVHIADNVEICHSVICDEAEVKEKVKLKPHCVLSSQVVVGPGITLSEGTVISLHPPDEEEEDDDQFSDDSGVNKEESKVKLKGYNKKDVGSEGRGYLWKADDKNEEDEEEQRQSLWGPAVHSEEESESDSDLSMGSEEPDSRAASPQLDDIKVFQNEVLGTLQRGEEENISCDNLVLEINSLKYAYNIGLKEMMQVLSKVILEFPLQQLDANLDSQNYFSALLPLLKNWTPLFKNYIKRASDHLNALFAIEEFFLEHDSLCTSIAKVLMTFYQLEILEEDVILNWFSLRDTSDKGKQLRKNQRLQKFIQWLEEAEEESSDGDQD